A genomic window from Glaciihabitans sp. INWT7 includes:
- the ftsE gene encoding cell division ATP-binding protein FtsE, which yields MIRFDQVTKLYKGNARPALNAVTLEILRGEFVFLVGASGSGKSSFLRLVLKEENPSKGQIHVLGQNLGQLTSRKVPYFRRNLGVVFQDFRLLPQKNVFDNVAFSLQVIGKSRGFIQEAVPDVLKMVGLAGKTNRLPHELSGGEQQRVAIARAIVNKPAILLADEPTGNLDPSTSAGIMTLLERISQSGTTVIMATHDAGIVDQMQRRVIELVSGQIVRDERQGGYQTQAIPLQGFGPASVSRSNLGIAGQAEEVSR from the coding sequence ATGATTCGGTTTGATCAGGTAACCAAGCTCTACAAGGGAAACGCGCGCCCGGCGCTCAATGCGGTCACGCTTGAGATCCTTCGCGGCGAATTCGTCTTCCTCGTTGGAGCATCCGGCAGCGGCAAGTCCAGCTTCCTGCGCCTCGTGCTCAAGGAGGAGAACCCCTCCAAGGGGCAGATCCACGTGCTCGGGCAGAATCTCGGGCAGCTCACCAGCCGCAAGGTGCCCTATTTCCGGCGCAATCTCGGCGTGGTCTTCCAGGATTTCCGGCTGCTCCCGCAGAAGAACGTCTTCGACAACGTGGCCTTCTCACTCCAGGTGATCGGCAAGTCCCGGGGATTCATCCAGGAGGCGGTCCCGGATGTCTTGAAAATGGTCGGCCTCGCCGGCAAGACCAACCGTCTGCCGCACGAACTCTCCGGCGGTGAGCAGCAGCGAGTCGCGATCGCGCGCGCCATCGTGAACAAGCCCGCGATCCTGCTGGCGGACGAGCCGACCGGAAACCTCGACCCCTCGACCTCCGCCGGGATCATGACGCTGCTCGAGCGCATCAGCCAGAGCGGCACCACTGTGATCATGGCCACCCACGACGCGGGGATCGTCGATCAGATGCAGCGCCGCGTGATCGAACTTGTCAGCGGCCAGATCGTGCGTGACGAGCGCCAGGGTGGCTATCAGACCCAGGCCATTCCGCTGCAGGGCTTCGGTCCCGCATCCGTCTCCCGCTCCAATCTCGGCATCGCCGGGCAGGCAGAGGAGGTCTCGCGATGA
- the ftsX gene encoding permease-like cell division protein FtsX codes for MRFGLIMSEVGNGLRRNISMVVSVVLVTFISLTFVGAAILLQFQIGQMKGYWNDRAQVSVYMCTDSSTAGQCNLVEATKSQKADVEAQLKSPALAGLIKSVTFENHDQVYKNYKTYFKDTTGADFITPAFLSETFSINLKDPSKADVIRESVASLAGVEQVVDQRKYLDPIFAALNAASLTAVSIAVLMLVAAVLLIATTIRLSAFSRRRELGIMRLVGASNRFIQTPFILEGVIAALIGSVLASLAVVSIVRFFVQGYLGSQSLDTPFIGLSEAYIVVPILLVVGAVLAAASASFAISRYLKV; via the coding sequence ATGAGATTCGGTCTGATCATGTCCGAAGTCGGCAACGGGCTCCGACGCAACATCTCTATGGTCGTCTCTGTCGTTCTGGTCACCTTCATCTCACTCACCTTCGTGGGCGCCGCCATCCTGCTGCAGTTCCAGATCGGGCAGATGAAGGGCTACTGGAACGACCGTGCGCAAGTCTCGGTCTACATGTGCACCGACTCCTCCACCGCGGGTCAGTGCAACCTGGTCGAGGCGACGAAGAGCCAGAAGGCGGATGTCGAGGCCCAGCTCAAGTCGCCGGCCCTGGCCGGTCTGATCAAATCGGTCACCTTCGAGAACCACGACCAGGTCTACAAGAACTACAAGACCTACTTCAAAGACACCACCGGTGCGGACTTCATCACGCCGGCTTTTCTCTCTGAGACCTTCTCGATCAACCTCAAGGACCCGTCGAAAGCCGATGTGATCCGGGAGAGCGTCGCGAGTCTCGCCGGGGTCGAGCAGGTCGTCGACCAGCGGAAGTACCTCGATCCGATCTTCGCAGCGCTCAACGCCGCTAGTCTCACGGCGGTGAGCATCGCGGTGCTCATGCTCGTGGCCGCCGTGCTCCTCATCGCCACCACGATCCGGCTGTCGGCATTCTCGAGGCGACGGGAGCTGGGGATCATGCGCCTGGTGGGCGCGTCGAACCGGTTCATCCAGACCCCGTTCATCCTGGAAGGGGTGATCGCCGCGCTCATCGGATCGGTGCTCGCGAGCCTCGCGGTCGTCTCGATCGTGCGGTTCTTCGTGCAGGGGTACCTGGGCTCCCAGTCCCTCGACACCCCGTTCATCGGTCTGTCGGAGGCCTATATCGTCGTGCCGATCCTCCTCGTGGTCGGAGCGGTGCTCGCCGCGGCATCCGCGAGTTTCGCGATCAGCCGCTACCTGAAGGTCTAG
- the smpB gene encoding SsrA-binding protein SmpB, which produces MPKERGQKVVATNRKARHDYTIEDTYEAGLVLTGTEVKSLREGRASLVDGYAFVEYGEAWLDAVHIPEYNQGTWNNHPPRRKRKLLLHKAQILKIHNKTKEGGYTLVPLKIYFSDGRAKVEIAVAKGKREYDKRQALRERQDNREADRAMSARRNLGD; this is translated from the coding sequence GTGCCGAAGGAACGTGGTCAGAAGGTTGTGGCCACCAATCGCAAAGCGCGCCACGACTACACGATCGAAGACACCTATGAGGCGGGACTGGTTCTCACCGGCACCGAGGTGAAGTCGTTGCGTGAGGGTCGGGCGTCCCTCGTCGACGGCTACGCCTTCGTCGAGTACGGCGAAGCCTGGCTGGATGCCGTGCACATTCCCGAATACAACCAGGGCACGTGGAACAACCATCCGCCCCGCCGCAAGCGCAAACTCCTGCTGCATAAGGCGCAGATCCTCAAGATCCACAACAAGACCAAAGAGGGCGGCTACACCCTCGTGCCGCTGAAGATCTACTTCAGCGACGGACGCGCAAAGGTCGAGATCGCCGTTGCCAAGGGCAAGCGCGAGTACGACAAGCGCCAGGCGCTGCGCGAGCGCCAGGACAACCGCGAAGCGGACCGGGCCATGTCTGCGCGCCGCAACCTCGGCGACTGA
- a CDS encoding SIMPL domain-containing protein: MTDTIITVQGRFSSFYPPERATVQISVGFEGPVREPVFAKTVTVSATIRSLLAKQHSPATGPITWWSSDSIQVWSSRPWSQDGAQLPPVFHSRIGFSAKFSDFAVMAEWIERVAVLDGLTVGTITWALTEGRKTAVIAEVRSRAVKDAVAKASVYAQSIGLGSVRAVALADPGMLGDQVGASAGGAPHPMSRMMAAGSAPELSLTPEDIEIDAVVDARFIAS; this comes from the coding sequence ATGACCGACACCATCATCACCGTGCAGGGCAGATTCTCGTCGTTCTATCCGCCGGAACGGGCCACCGTGCAGATCTCGGTCGGTTTCGAAGGGCCGGTCCGCGAACCGGTGTTCGCCAAGACCGTCACCGTGTCGGCCACCATACGTTCGCTGCTGGCGAAGCAGCATTCGCCCGCGACCGGTCCGATCACCTGGTGGTCTAGCGACAGCATCCAGGTCTGGAGTTCCCGACCCTGGAGCCAGGATGGCGCGCAGCTTCCACCGGTCTTCCACTCGCGCATTGGATTCAGCGCCAAGTTCAGTGATTTCGCCGTGATGGCGGAGTGGATCGAGAGGGTGGCCGTGCTCGACGGCCTCACCGTCGGCACGATCACCTGGGCTCTGACGGAGGGGCGCAAGACGGCCGTGATCGCCGAGGTGCGGTCCCGGGCGGTGAAGGATGCCGTGGCGAAGGCCAGCGTCTACGCCCAGAGCATCGGGCTCGGCTCCGTGCGCGCGGTCGCGCTCGCCGATCCGGGCATGCTCGGCGACCAGGTGGGCGCGTCCGCGGGTGGGGCGCCCCATCCGATGTCGCGGATGATGGCCGCCGGGTCCGCGCCGGAGCTCTCGCTCACGCCGGAGGACATCGAGATCGATGCGGTGGTCGACGCGCGGTTCATCGCCAGCTGA
- a CDS encoding amylosucrase, producing MSPIDERTEATPLPLRARVSASRRDTTTDADWAAFEERFDAESPRLGELFRRIYGEGAAASEQLALLAIDCAQSWQRRPADLRALDSRRATLPDWYQSNRMLGGVCYVDLYAGDLAGLRSRIPYFRELGLTYLHLMPLYLAPEDNSDGGYAVSSYRAVSPSLGTMTQLAELAAELRANGISLVLDFIFNHTSDEHEWARKALAGDPEHEAFYWIYPDRTMPDEFERTVREIFPDDHSGSFVPLPDGRWVWATFHSFQWDLNYRNPAVFRAMAGEMLHLANLGVDVLRMDAVAFIWKQLGTTSENLPEAHLLIQAFNAVCRIAAPSVLFKSEAIVHPDQVAEYISLEECQLSYNPLQMALIWNSLATREVGLLSQALERRHAIDPGTAWVNYVRSHDDIGWTFADEDAAELGIDGSDHRRFLNSFYVNRFEGSFARGVPFQDNPRTGDCRISGTTASLAGVEAHDAGAIDRILLAHSIILSTGGIPLLYLGDEVGQLNDYGYLEVPAHADDSRWVGRPPYPASAYATRADPTTDAGRIYQGLRQLIEVRGYTSEFAGGRLVPFGTHNPHVLGYQRPGADTTVLVLANFSDGAEEVSAETLSGLPERAMDLVSGHVVTLSGGVTLGAHRFLWLRLG from the coding sequence GTGTCCCCTATTGACGAGCGGACGGAAGCGACGCCGCTTCCTCTCCGCGCCCGAGTCTCGGCCAGCCGCCGCGACACCACGACCGACGCCGACTGGGCGGCATTCGAAGAACGATTCGACGCCGAGTCCCCCCGGCTCGGCGAGCTCTTCCGCCGCATCTACGGCGAGGGGGCCGCGGCGAGCGAGCAACTCGCCCTCCTCGCCATCGACTGCGCCCAATCGTGGCAGCGTCGCCCCGCCGACCTCCGAGCCCTCGACTCCCGCCGAGCCACCCTGCCGGACTGGTACCAGTCCAACCGGATGCTCGGTGGTGTCTGTTACGTGGACCTCTACGCCGGCGATCTCGCCGGCCTGCGCTCGCGCATCCCCTACTTCCGGGAGCTCGGGCTCACCTACCTGCACCTCATGCCCCTGTACCTCGCCCCGGAGGACAACTCGGACGGCGGCTATGCGGTGTCGAGCTATCGCGCCGTGAGCCCGAGCCTTGGCACCATGACTCAACTCGCCGAATTGGCCGCGGAACTGCGGGCGAACGGCATCTCGCTGGTGCTCGACTTCATCTTCAACCACACCTCCGACGAGCACGAATGGGCCCGCAAAGCCCTCGCCGGCGACCCGGAACACGAGGCGTTCTACTGGATCTACCCTGACCGCACGATGCCCGACGAGTTCGAGCGCACCGTGCGGGAGATCTTCCCCGACGACCATTCCGGCTCCTTCGTGCCACTGCCCGACGGTCGCTGGGTCTGGGCCACGTTCCACTCCTTCCAGTGGGACCTCAACTACCGCAATCCCGCCGTCTTCCGCGCGATGGCGGGGGAAATGCTGCACCTCGCCAACCTCGGGGTAGATGTTCTTCGCATGGACGCCGTCGCTTTCATCTGGAAGCAACTCGGCACGACCAGCGAGAACCTGCCGGAGGCGCACCTGCTGATCCAGGCGTTCAATGCCGTGTGCCGCATCGCCGCGCCCTCCGTGCTCTTCAAGTCGGAAGCCATCGTGCACCCCGACCAGGTCGCGGAATACATCTCGCTCGAGGAATGCCAGCTGAGCTACAACCCGCTGCAGATGGCACTCATCTGGAACTCGCTCGCCACCCGCGAGGTCGGCTTGCTCTCGCAGGCCCTCGAACGTCGACATGCGATCGACCCGGGCACGGCCTGGGTCAACTATGTGAGAAGCCATGACGACATCGGCTGGACCTTCGCCGACGAGGATGCCGCGGAGCTCGGCATCGACGGGTCAGACCATCGCCGTTTCCTCAACTCGTTCTATGTGAACCGCTTCGAGGGAAGCTTCGCCCGCGGGGTGCCGTTCCAGGACAATCCCCGCACCGGCGACTGCCGCATCTCCGGCACGACCGCATCCCTGGCCGGGGTGGAAGCGCACGACGCCGGCGCGATCGATCGCATCCTGCTCGCCCACTCGATCATCCTGAGCACCGGCGGCATCCCGCTGCTCTATCTCGGAGACGAGGTGGGTCAGCTCAACGACTACGGGTACCTCGAGGTGCCGGCGCACGCCGACGACAGTCGCTGGGTGGGTCGTCCGCCCTACCCGGCATCCGCCTACGCGACCCGCGCAGACCCGACGACGGATGCCGGTCGCATCTACCAGGGGCTGCGCCAGCTGATCGAGGTGCGCGGCTACACCAGCGAGTTCGCCGGCGGGCGACTGGTGCCCTTCGGCACCCACAACCCGCACGTGCTCGGATACCAACGTCCGGGCGCGGATACCACGGTGCTCGTGCTCGCAAACTTCTCCGACGGCGCGGAAGAGGTCTCGGCCGAGACACTGTCCGGCCTGCCCGAGCGCGCGATGGACCTCGTCTCGGGACACGTGGTCACGCTCTCGGGCGGGGTCACTCTCGGTGCCCACCGGTTCCTCTGGTTGCGGCTGGGCTGA
- a CDS encoding 3-hydroxybutyrate dehydrogenase: protein MNDSAALHTVALDGGSLAGLRALVTGGASGIGAASARALAARGAHVVVADVDATGAAALAAEIGGSVWTVDLLDAGALTDEALATPLAGVDILVNNAGIQRVSPIEEFDPADFHRILALMLEAPFLLIRAALPGMYARGFGRIINVSSVHGIRASEFKSAYVAAKHGLEGLSKVTALEGGERGVTSNCVAPGYVRTPLVEKQLVEQAAAHGIPESEVLSRIMLTESAIKRLVEPEEVASLVAWLASRQSAMVTGASYTMDGGWSAR from the coding sequence ATGAACGACTCGGCAGCACTCCACACCGTTGCCCTCGACGGCGGTTCCCTCGCCGGGTTGCGCGCGCTCGTCACCGGGGGCGCGAGCGGCATCGGAGCGGCCTCGGCCCGCGCGCTCGCGGCGCGCGGCGCCCACGTCGTAGTCGCGGACGTCGATGCCACCGGCGCGGCAGCGCTCGCCGCCGAGATCGGCGGGTCCGTCTGGACGGTCGATCTCCTGGATGCGGGAGCCCTCACCGACGAGGCGCTCGCCACACCGTTGGCCGGCGTCGACATCCTGGTGAATAACGCCGGCATCCAGCGGGTCAGCCCGATCGAGGAGTTCGATCCGGCCGACTTCCATCGCATCCTCGCGCTCATGCTCGAAGCTCCGTTCCTGCTGATCCGTGCCGCGCTCCCGGGCATGTACGCGCGTGGCTTCGGTCGCATCATCAACGTGTCCTCGGTGCACGGCATCCGTGCCTCGGAATTCAAGAGTGCCTATGTCGCGGCCAAACACGGTCTCGAGGGTCTCTCGAAGGTCACCGCCCTCGAGGGCGGAGAGCGCGGGGTCACCAGCAATTGCGTCGCTCCGGGTTACGTGCGCACGCCGCTGGTGGAGAAACAGCTCGTGGAGCAGGCGGCCGCGCACGGCATCCCCGAATCGGAGGTACTGAGTCGCATCATGCTCACCGAGAGCGCGATCAAACGCCTGGTGGAGCCGGAGGAGGTGGCATCCCTCGTCGCCTGGCTCGCCTCGCGGCAGTCGGCGATGGTCACCGGCGCCAGCTACACGATGGACGGCGGATGGTCGGCCCGCTGA
- a CDS encoding LysR family transcriptional regulator, with translation MTTCAHFVCILADVLEPAVTSANPDDLLVLLAVSRTGRFTSAADSLGLNHTTVSRRIAALETTLSGRVLSRTVGGWELTELGRRAVRAAEEVEAAIAGLGATGEDARQLSGVVRMSATDGFSAYIATPAITALQRQHPHLSVEILTVTRRAMQHRSGLDIEVVVGAPQVHRAEAVKLGEYVLGMYASRDYLDHFGTPADAAELMTHPLVYFVDSMLQVDDLDAPRRLVPTMRDSISSTNVFVHVEATRAGSGIGFLPCFMADRHPDLVRLLPDQFAEQLPYWMVLRSESLRQPAVAAVADALRDRTVASEAELLGLASR, from the coding sequence ATGACCACTTGCGCACATTTTGTGTGCATACTTGCAGATGTGCTCGAGCCCGCCGTGACATCCGCAAATCCCGATGACCTGCTCGTGCTGCTCGCCGTCTCGCGCACGGGGCGATTCACCTCCGCCGCCGACAGCCTCGGCCTGAACCACACCACGGTCTCGCGGCGCATCGCCGCGCTGGAGACGACACTCTCGGGCCGGGTGCTCTCCCGCACCGTCGGGGGCTGGGAACTGACGGAGCTTGGTCGGCGAGCCGTGCGTGCCGCAGAGGAGGTAGAGGCGGCGATCGCGGGGCTCGGCGCCACCGGTGAGGACGCCCGCCAGCTCAGCGGTGTGGTGCGGATGTCGGCCACCGACGGGTTCAGCGCCTACATCGCCACTCCGGCCATCACCGCGCTTCAGCGGCAGCACCCCCACCTGAGCGTGGAGATTCTCACGGTGACGCGGCGGGCGATGCAGCACCGCTCAGGACTCGACATCGAGGTCGTGGTCGGCGCGCCGCAGGTTCACCGGGCCGAAGCGGTGAAGCTCGGCGAGTACGTGCTCGGCATGTACGCCTCGCGAGACTACCTCGACCACTTCGGCACCCCCGCGGATGCGGCGGAGCTGATGACCCATCCGCTGGTCTATTTCGTCGATTCGATGCTGCAGGTGGACGATCTCGATGCCCCGCGCCGCCTTGTGCCGACCATGCGCGATTCGATCAGCTCCACGAACGTCTTCGTGCACGTGGAGGCGACGCGTGCGGGTTCGGGAATCGGGTTCCTGCCGTGCTTCATGGCCGACCGTCATCCCGACCTGGTGAGACTGCTCCCGGACCAGTTCGCGGAGCAACTGCCCTACTGGATGGTGTTGCGCAGCGAATCGCTGCGGCAGCCCGCGGTCGCGGCCGTGGCCGATGCCCTGCGGGATCGCACGGTCGCCTCCGAGGCCGAGCTGCTCGGTCTCGCGAGTCGCTGA
- a CDS encoding MFS transporter, producing the protein MSVSRSVGTAESRGVAGGDSAGAVTSTSGLRKIVAASMAGTVVEWYEFFLYATAASLVFGTFFFPNAGTQLDGIIAAFLTYAVGFVARPIGGIVFGQIGDRLGRKHTLQVTIVLVGVATFLMGCLPGYNSIGYWAPALLVALRFIQGFAVGGEWGGAVLLVAEHSPDKARGFWSSWPQAAVPVGNLLATLVLLTMSWILPNDQFLSWGWRVAFWLSAVIVVIGYYIRSHVNEAPIFLEARAKVEAEKAVSYGVTEVLKKYPRGVLQAMGLRFAENILYYIIVSFSIVYLVTVHQYNTSQLLLALLIAHVVHFLVIPQVGRLSDLFGRKPIYLIGAVLGATWAFFAFPMFDTLNPVVIVAAITIGLIFHAFMYAGQPAIMSEMFPTRMRYSGVSLGYQVTSILAGSLAPIIASALLQQYKSWVPVAIYIVIACVITAVTVLTLRETRGLSLRDVDSADARKHGLVPAGGS; encoded by the coding sequence ATGAGCGTCAGCAGAAGCGTCGGAACGGCCGAGAGCAGGGGAGTCGCCGGCGGGGACTCGGCGGGTGCGGTGACCAGCACCTCGGGACTTCGCAAGATCGTGGCCGCGTCCATGGCCGGGACGGTCGTGGAGTGGTACGAGTTCTTCCTCTATGCCACCGCCGCCAGTCTCGTCTTCGGCACCTTCTTCTTCCCGAACGCGGGCACCCAGCTCGACGGCATCATCGCGGCCTTCCTCACCTACGCTGTCGGTTTCGTCGCCCGCCCGATCGGCGGGATCGTCTTCGGTCAGATCGGCGACCGACTCGGCCGCAAGCACACTCTGCAGGTGACGATCGTCCTCGTGGGTGTCGCCACTTTCCTGATGGGCTGCCTGCCGGGCTACAACAGCATCGGCTACTGGGCTCCGGCTCTCCTCGTCGCGCTGCGGTTCATCCAGGGCTTCGCCGTCGGCGGAGAGTGGGGCGGTGCCGTGCTGCTGGTCGCCGAGCACAGCCCCGATAAGGCGCGCGGATTCTGGTCGAGCTGGCCGCAGGCCGCGGTGCCGGTCGGCAACCTGCTCGCGACGCTCGTGCTGCTCACGATGTCGTGGATCCTGCCAAACGACCAGTTCCTCAGCTGGGGCTGGAGGGTCGCTTTCTGGCTCTCGGCCGTGATCGTGGTGATCGGGTACTACATCCGCTCGCACGTCAATGAGGCGCCGATCTTCCTCGAGGCACGCGCCAAGGTGGAGGCTGAGAAGGCCGTCAGCTACGGCGTGACGGAGGTGCTCAAGAAGTACCCGCGTGGCGTGCTGCAGGCGATGGGGCTGCGATTTGCGGAGAACATCCTCTACTACATCATCGTGAGCTTCTCGATCGTCTACCTCGTGACGGTGCACCAGTACAACACCAGCCAGTTGCTGCTCGCCCTGTTGATCGCGCACGTCGTGCACTTCCTGGTGATCCCGCAGGTCGGTCGGCTCTCCGACCTTTTCGGGCGCAAGCCGATCTACCTCATCGGCGCCGTGCTCGGGGCCACCTGGGCGTTCTTCGCCTTCCCGATGTTCGACACCCTGAACCCCGTGGTCATCGTTGCCGCCATCACGATCGGACTGATTTTCCACGCGTTCATGTACGCCGGCCAGCCCGCGATCATGTCGGAGATGTTCCCCACCCGAATGCGCTACTCCGGGGTCTCCCTCGGCTACCAGGTCACCTCGATCCTGGCCGGGTCGCTTGCCCCCATCATCGCCTCGGCGCTGCTCCAGCAGTACAAGTCCTGGGTGCCGGTGGCCATCTACATCGTCATCGCCTGCGTGATCACCGCTGTGACCGTGCTCACGCTGAGGGAGACCCGGGGACTGTCGCTGCGCGATGTCGACTCGGCGGATGCCCGCAAGCACGGCCTCGTTCCGGCCGGGGGAAGCTGA
- a CDS encoding GNAT family N-acetyltransferase, translated as MAAADRGDYGAPLRQQWLEVVRQDGSPCSAIICTRFGGRPFVAFVFTSHREAGRGLATALVAEVASRLRAEGESSLSLMVTVGNPAERVYERLGFRDAEEPQGTV; from the coding sequence TTGGCCGCGGCAGACCGCGGGGACTACGGAGCTCCCCTCCGCCAGCAGTGGCTCGAGGTCGTCCGGCAGGACGGGTCGCCGTGCTCGGCGATCATCTGCACCCGTTTCGGCGGCCGTCCGTTCGTCGCCTTCGTCTTCACGAGTCACCGCGAGGCCGGCCGAGGGCTTGCGACCGCCCTGGTGGCGGAGGTCGCGAGCCGGCTGCGCGCGGAGGGTGAGTCATCCCTCAGCCTCATGGTGACGGTGGGGAATCCTGCAGAGCGTGTGTACGAGCGGCTCGGTTTCCGGGATGCGGAAGAACCGCAGGGCACCGTCTAG
- a CDS encoding helix-turn-helix domain-containing protein, with protein sequence MPDQISAESDPRMCDTALARAFDFLGKRWNGVILGTLKTGSAGFAELKRAVVGISDSVLSERLTELVAAGIVERTVDAGPPVSVTYRLSASGLALLPALDELAAWATSNLAKAPAGAR encoded by the coding sequence ATGCCCGACCAGATCAGTGCCGAATCCGACCCGCGAATGTGCGATACCGCACTCGCGCGAGCATTCGACTTTCTGGGCAAGCGGTGGAACGGGGTGATCCTCGGCACTCTCAAGACCGGATCGGCCGGTTTCGCCGAGCTCAAGAGGGCGGTCGTCGGCATCAGCGATTCGGTGCTCTCGGAGCGTCTCACCGAATTGGTCGCGGCAGGAATCGTGGAGCGCACAGTGGATGCCGGACCGCCCGTGTCTGTCACCTACCGTCTCTCGGCCTCGGGACTCGCCCTCCTGCCCGCTCTCGACGAACTCGCCGCATGGGCGACGAGCAACCTCGCAAAAGCCCCGGCGGGTGCGCGATAA
- a CDS encoding malonic semialdehyde reductase: MTLSSAPALDALSDAGRSLLFTEARTANTFADIPVTDAELTQIWDLAKWAPTQANLQPLRVVYVQSPEARARLVEHMSDGNKAKTLAAPAVAVLALDSRFHEHVSTVMPFMPQLEEVFEGNEDARISTARLNSALQAGYFVLAVRAQGLAAGPMSGFDAAAFDADFFPDGRLKSFMVVNIGHPGEGAFRNRLPRLDAAQVVDFA, from the coding sequence ATGACCCTTTCTTCCGCTCCCGCCCTCGACGCTCTGAGCGACGCGGGGCGCTCGCTGCTGTTCACGGAGGCGCGCACCGCCAACACCTTCGCAGACATCCCGGTGACGGATGCCGAGCTCACCCAGATCTGGGACCTCGCCAAGTGGGCACCCACCCAGGCGAACCTCCAGCCCCTGCGCGTCGTCTACGTGCAGAGCCCCGAGGCTCGTGCCCGGCTGGTCGAGCACATGTCCGACGGCAATAAGGCGAAGACGCTCGCCGCGCCGGCCGTGGCCGTTCTCGCCCTCGACTCCCGATTCCACGAGCACGTGTCGACGGTGATGCCGTTCATGCCGCAGCTCGAGGAGGTCTTCGAGGGTAACGAGGATGCCCGGATCAGCACCGCTCGCCTCAACTCCGCACTGCAGGCCGGCTACTTCGTGCTCGCCGTGCGCGCGCAGGGTCTCGCGGCCGGCCCGATGAGCGGATTCGACGCGGCAGCCTTCGACGCCGACTTCTTCCCGGACGGGCGGCTCAAGTCCTTCATGGTGGTCAACATCGGCCACCCGGGCGAAGGCGCATTCCGCAACCGTCTTCCGCGTCTCGATGCCGCGCAAGTGGTCGATTTCGCCTAG
- a CDS encoding inositol monophosphatase, translating to MADAISMDRFRSVDLVVTTKPDMTPVSDADRAVETALRAAIADSRAGDSVRGEEFGVEPGAGSDSRRQWIIDPIDGTKNYVRGVPIWATLISLAIDGVPVVGVVSAPALGTRWWGATGQGAFVNEQLGALHSDQARRIHVSQVSELADASMCLSGLTRWENAGRLPQLLALTRQVWRTRDYGDMWPYMMVAEGLLEVSGEFDLQVYDMAALVPIVREAGGTFTSVEGEDGPWHGSALATNGLLHDRVIAALA from the coding sequence ATGGCGGATGCCATCTCGATGGACCGCTTCCGCTCCGTCGACCTCGTGGTCACCACCAAGCCGGACATGACCCCGGTGTCGGATGCCGACCGCGCGGTCGAGACCGCCCTGCGCGCGGCGATCGCGGACAGCCGGGCCGGAGACTCCGTGCGCGGCGAGGAATTCGGGGTCGAACCGGGAGCGGGCAGCGACTCCCGGCGGCAGTGGATCATCGATCCGATCGACGGCACGAAGAACTACGTGCGAGGCGTGCCGATCTGGGCCACCCTCATCTCGCTGGCGATCGACGGCGTTCCCGTCGTGGGAGTGGTGAGCGCGCCGGCCCTCGGCACACGCTGGTGGGGAGCGACCGGCCAGGGCGCCTTCGTCAACGAACAACTCGGTGCGCTCCACAGCGACCAAGCCCGTCGCATCCATGTGTCCCAGGTGTCGGAGCTCGCCGACGCCTCGATGTGCCTCAGCGGCCTGACCCGATGGGAGAACGCCGGCAGGCTCCCCCAGCTCCTGGCACTCACGCGGCAAGTGTGGCGAACCCGCGACTACGGCGATATGTGGCCGTACATGATGGTGGCGGAGGGCCTGCTCGAGGTCTCCGGCGAGTTCGACCTGCAGGTCTACGACATGGCCGCCCTCGTGCCGATCGTGCGGGAGGCCGGCGGCACCTTCACTTCAGTCGAGGGCGAAGACGGGCCGTGGCACGGCTCCGCCCTCGCCACCAACGGGTTGCTTCACGATCGCGTGATCGCGGCCCTGGCCTGA